In Solidesulfovibrio fructosivorans JJ], a genomic segment contains:
- a CDS encoding 3-methyl-2-oxobutanoate dehydrogenase subunit VorB has product MSGKRIFIKGNEAIAQGALAAGCRCYFGYPITPQNDIPEMLSSAMPAAGGQFVQAESEVAAANMLLGAAACGVRAMTTSSSPGVSLMQEAISYMAGSELPGVIVNMNRGGPGLGDIGPSQGDYFQSVKGGGHGDYRTMVLAPATCQECYDLTFEAFELAYKYRNPVLLLGDAIVGQMKEPVVPREPLAVDPEEGGDWKLTGRGQRAPRLLKSLFLEDGALAGQNILLQRKYESMRDEVRFEDFETKDAELVVVAFGSIGRIAKSAVRTLRAEGLKVGLLRPITLYPFPESVLRELAAAGKRFLTIEHNLGQMVDDVRLAVRGLADSAFYGVFPGNLPTPDEFLEPIRAAAKGA; this is encoded by the coding sequence CAAACGCATCTTCATCAAGGGCAACGAGGCTATCGCCCAAGGCGCGTTGGCCGCGGGCTGCCGCTGCTACTTCGGCTACCCCATCACCCCCCAAAACGACATTCCGGAGATGCTCTCCTCGGCCATGCCCGCCGCCGGCGGACAGTTCGTCCAGGCCGAATCGGAAGTGGCCGCCGCCAACATGCTGCTCGGCGCCGCCGCCTGCGGCGTGCGGGCCATGACCACCTCGTCGAGCCCGGGCGTGTCGCTCATGCAGGAAGCCATTTCCTACATGGCCGGTTCGGAGCTGCCCGGGGTCATCGTCAACATGAACCGGGGCGGCCCCGGCCTCGGCGACATCGGCCCCTCCCAGGGCGACTATTTCCAGTCGGTCAAGGGCGGCGGCCACGGCGACTACCGCACCATGGTCCTGGCTCCGGCCACCTGCCAGGAATGCTACGACCTGACCTTCGAGGCTTTCGAGCTGGCCTACAAGTACCGCAACCCGGTGCTGCTTTTGGGCGACGCCATCGTCGGCCAGATGAAGGAGCCGGTTGTGCCCCGCGAGCCCCTCGCCGTCGATCCGGAGGAGGGCGGGGACTGGAAGCTGACCGGACGCGGCCAACGCGCGCCAAGGCTCCTCAAGTCCCTGTTCCTTGAAGACGGGGCCCTGGCCGGCCAGAACATACTGCTGCAGCGCAAGTACGAATCCATGCGCGACGAGGTGCGTTTCGAGGACTTCGAGACCAAGGACGCCGAGCTGGTGGTGGTGGCCTTCGGCTCCATCGGCCGCATCGCCAAGTCGGCCGTGCGCACGCTTCGGGCCGAAGGGCTCAAGGTCGGGCTGTTGCGCCCCATCACCCTCTATCCCTTCCCCGAGTCCGTGTTGCGGGAGCTTGCCGCCGCCGGCAAGCGCTTCCTCACCATCGAACACAATCTCGGCCAGATGGTCGACGATGTGCGCCTGGCCGTGCGCGGCCTTGCCGACAGCGCCTTTTACGGCGTCTTCCCCGGCAACCTGCCCACGCCCGACGAATTCCTGGAACCCATCCGCGCGGCCGCAAAGGGGGCCTAA